One segment of Desulfovibrio inopinatus DSM 10711 DNA contains the following:
- a CDS encoding response regulator, whose protein sequence is MKKGILFVDDEPRVLDGLKRLLRGMRNDWDVYFATSGREALERLNKEPVDVIVSDMLMPEMDGAYLLGEVMRRYPHTVRIILSGQAERESVLNSVRHAHQFLLKPCDMQTLKKSISRAGALSDLLVNERLKKVLSRIQSVPALPAHYARLIDELGSPKASIKDIGQIVSQDMGMTAKVLQLVNSAFFGLTQNVSNPAQAVSILGLNTIRALVLSVKVFSMVNEDDLQRYELTDIAEHCLAAGLLSKELAVMEHQDMNTVDEAFLSGVLHDCGKLMLAANLGEDYEAVVAYKRENHVTAWEAEKLVLGATHAEVGAYLLGVWGLPESIITAIMYHHEPEIYKNTQFHPLTAVHVADYLLRAMDISHTGEKVPSLSENYLFQIDAYDRLPAWWEAGEMMIQDDANAT, encoded by the coding sequence ATGAAAAAAGGAATTCTTTTTGTTGACGACGAACCTCGTGTTCTTGACGGGTTGAAGCGATTGCTCCGAGGGATGCGTAACGACTGGGATGTGTATTTTGCAACAAGCGGTCGAGAAGCCCTGGAGCGACTCAACAAAGAACCGGTCGATGTTATTGTTTCCGACATGCTCATGCCGGAAATGGATGGTGCTTATCTGCTTGGTGAAGTTATGCGCCGATATCCGCATACAGTACGTATTATCCTGTCTGGACAGGCAGAACGTGAATCCGTCCTCAATTCAGTACGACATGCACACCAATTTTTGCTTAAGCCATGCGATATGCAAACCCTCAAAAAATCCATATCCCGTGCTGGAGCATTGAGCGATTTGCTCGTTAATGAGCGGCTTAAAAAAGTACTTTCCCGCATCCAATCCGTCCCGGCGTTACCAGCGCATTATGCTCGTCTCATTGATGAGCTCGGATCTCCCAAAGCATCGATAAAAGACATCGGTCAAATCGTTTCCCAAGACATGGGGATGACAGCCAAAGTGCTGCAACTCGTCAACTCGGCCTTTTTTGGTTTGACGCAGAACGTATCGAATCCCGCCCAGGCTGTGAGTATTCTTGGACTGAATACAATCCGTGCGCTCGTTCTTTCTGTCAAAGTGTTTTCCATGGTAAATGAGGATGATTTGCAACGCTATGAGCTGACCGATATAGCGGAACATTGTCTTGCTGCCGGTCTGCTCTCGAAAGAGCTCGCGGTTATGGAACACCAGGATATGAATACTGTTGATGAAGCGTTTTTGAGCGGGGTTTTGCATGATTGTGGGAAACTGATGTTGGCTGCCAATCTTGGAGAGGATTACGAAGCCGTCGTAGCCTATAAACGAGAAAATCATGTGACGGCCTGGGAAGCAGAAAAATTAGTTCTCGGTGCTACTCATGCCGAAGTCGGGGCCTATCTACTTGGTGTTTGGGGTTTACCCGAATCTATTATTACGGCGATTATGTATCATCATGAGCCGGAGATATATAAGAATACGCAGTTTCATCCTCTGACCGCTGTGCATGTGGCGGATTATCTGCTCCGTGCAATGGATATTAGTCATACCGGAGAGAAGGTGCCATCATTGTCCGAAAACTATCTCTTTCAGATTGATGCTTATGATAGACTACCAGCATGGTGGGAAGCGGGAGAAATGATGATACAGGATGATGCCAATGCGACCTAG